A single genomic interval of Alteromonas sp. BL110 harbors:
- a CDS encoding retropepsin-like aspartic protease family protein, giving the protein MNEQQDPTTSAGKWMVALAWICGFGLLVFVFSDLLEKQINPNSEPTSERIGSQTEVRLKQNRQGHYVTTGYINGEEVIFLVDTGATDVAVPAHLANRLQLKAGREGLASTANGVVRVAESTIDTLRIGEIVVRNVDANLNPGMQDDHILLGMSVLRQLEFTQRGEWLILRTL; this is encoded by the coding sequence ATGAATGAACAACAAGACCCGACGACCTCAGCGGGCAAATGGATGGTTGCCCTTGCATGGATTTGCGGTTTCGGTTTACTTGTTTTTGTCTTTTCTGACTTACTAGAAAAACAAATAAACCCAAACAGCGAGCCCACGTCCGAACGGATTGGTTCACAAACTGAGGTACGCCTTAAACAAAACCGCCAAGGGCATTATGTGACCACAGGCTACATCAACGGTGAGGAAGTCATATTTCTTGTTGATACGGGTGCCACTGATGTAGCGGTCCCCGCACACTTAGCGAACAGGCTTCAACTAAAAGCCGGACGTGAGGGTTTAGCCAGTACTGCCAATGGCGTAGTGAGGGTTGCCGAATCGACAATTGACACCTTACGCATTGGCGAAATTGTTGTACGTAATGTAGACGCAAACTTGAACCCCGGTATGCAAGATGACCATATACTGCTTGGAATGAGTGTTCTTCGCCAATTAGAGTTTACTCAGCGCGGAGAATGGTTAATATTGCGTACCCTTTGA
- the ampD gene encoding 1,6-anhydro-N-acetylmuramyl-L-alanine amidase AmpD: MVLYNKANYTPSPHYDARPDDADVSLLVIHNISLPPSQFGTPGIRQLFTGTLNPDDHPFYKEIAGLRVSAHCVIYRTGEIEQFVPFEQRAWHAGVSTFQGRNRCNDYAIGIELEGTDTLPFTDAQYQALGELTDFITRYYPRITLGRIVGHNDIAPGRKTDPGVAFDWAKYRMGVSGLKNTN, translated from the coding sequence ATGGTGCTTTATAACAAAGCGAACTACACCCCAAGTCCACATTATGACGCTCGTCCTGACGATGCTGATGTCAGCTTATTAGTTATACATAATATTTCATTGCCGCCTTCACAATTTGGTACGCCTGGCATACGACAATTGTTTACCGGTACGCTAAACCCTGATGACCATCCGTTTTATAAGGAAATTGCCGGGCTACGGGTCTCTGCTCATTGTGTGATTTATCGAACTGGCGAAATAGAACAGTTCGTACCCTTTGAACAAAGGGCGTGGCATGCAGGTGTTTCAACCTTTCAAGGCCGCAATCGCTGTAACGATTATGCTATTGGCATCGAACTGGAAGGTACAGACACGCTTCCTTTTACTGATGCGCAGTATCAGGCTCTCGGCGAGCTCACTGATTTTATCACTCGATACTATCCTCGGATCACTTTAGGACGTATTGTAGGTCATAATGATATTGCGCCGGGGCGAAAAACCGACCCCGGTGTTGCTTTCGATTGGGCAAAATACAGAATGGGCGTATCTGGATTGAAGAACACTAATTGA
- the ampE gene encoding beta-lactamase regulator AmpE, whose translation MMLMSLLLVLSLERLITKTSNWHIEKYATQYRAFLKDKGLIKYQETEEESEGNDKKASSIALYFYLLLPAFVLGAIEYWLFGAFLTFIEQSLVLFICIGCPVLRGIYKNFLNAADRGDLQACSMYTDQLGHCASRNESDGSAGTEGKSFGQHLTWLNYQHYAAVMLWFIAFGAPGALFYCLSRSTTEALCNANHPLKAAAGRLMFALDYIPVRVTAFGMLMMGHFSRALPEWLKHALQFDVPAYDVLTQISSKAEVLTPDEQQLQAENAAVEPQVLVKLAKRNVIFLLVITAALTLVGSLA comes from the coding sequence ATGATGTTAATGAGCCTGCTATTAGTGCTTAGTCTTGAGCGACTGATAACAAAAACTTCGAATTGGCATATTGAAAAGTATGCCACGCAATATCGAGCTTTTCTTAAAGATAAAGGTTTAATCAAATACCAAGAAACAGAAGAAGAAAGCGAAGGTAATGATAAGAAGGCTTCGTCAATTGCGCTTTATTTTTACCTTTTACTTCCCGCATTTGTGTTAGGAGCTATTGAGTACTGGTTGTTTGGCGCATTCCTTACCTTTATAGAGCAAAGTCTAGTGCTCTTCATATGTATTGGCTGTCCGGTACTAAGGGGCATTTATAAGAATTTCCTGAATGCCGCCGACCGAGGAGACCTTCAGGCGTGTAGTATGTATACCGACCAGCTGGGTCATTGTGCAAGTCGAAATGAAAGCGACGGCAGTGCGGGCACAGAAGGTAAAAGTTTTGGCCAGCACCTTACTTGGCTAAACTACCAGCACTACGCGGCGGTGATGCTGTGGTTTATAGCGTTTGGCGCACCGGGCGCACTGTTTTACTGCCTAAGTAGAAGCACCACTGAAGCTTTATGTAACGCTAATCATCCACTAAAAGCAGCGGCGGGTAGGTTGATGTTCGCTCTCGACTATATTCCTGTTCGTGTGACAGCCTTCGGCATGCTGATGATGGGGCACTTCTCAAGGGCGTTGCCTGAATGGTTAAAACACGCGCTCCAGTTCGACGTGCCTGCCTACGACGTGCTGACGCAAATTTCCTCGAAAGCCGAGGTGCTAACCCCAGACGAACAGCAGTTACAGGCCGAAAATGCAGCAGTTGAACCCCAAGTGCTAGTAAAGTTAGCAAAACGTAATGTTATTTTTCTACTTGTTATAACGGCAGCGCTAACCCTTGTAGGCAGCTTGGCATAA
- the pdhR gene encoding pyruvate dehydrogenase complex transcriptional repressor PdhR: MRQQRKKLSDVITEQLESMILDGTLLAGQKLPPERELALEFDVSRPSLREAIGNLQARGLVERKQGGGTFVNRNLNSAMKDPLMDLVSQRPETQFDLLEFRHALEGMAAYYAALRGQPEDYDALKQALNNVPTPKAHESKRAQAEALGQFYIIMARASHNMVLLHVMSTMQSMLVDNIERNFDMLAAHPEAVEDIAKQRREIVEAIASRDPEAARQACNTHLAFIEKTLLTINQRDTRVQRALRRLEI; encoded by the coding sequence ATGCGTCAGCAGCGAAAAAAACTCTCTGATGTAATTACCGAACAACTCGAGTCAATGATACTCGACGGTACGCTATTGGCCGGTCAAAAGTTACCGCCAGAAAGAGAGCTTGCGCTTGAATTCGATGTATCTCGTCCATCATTAAGAGAAGCCATTGGTAATTTGCAAGCGCGCGGTCTGGTAGAGCGTAAGCAAGGCGGCGGTACGTTCGTTAATCGCAACCTCAATTCAGCCATGAAAGATCCGCTGATGGACCTTGTAAGCCAGCGCCCTGAAACTCAATTCGATTTGCTTGAATTTCGCCATGCCTTAGAAGGAATGGCAGCGTACTACGCGGCACTTCGTGGTCAACCTGAAGACTACGATGCATTAAAGCAAGCATTAAACAATGTGCCTACGCCCAAAGCGCACGAAAGCAAGCGTGCCCAAGCGGAGGCGCTAGGACAGTTTTATATCATTATGGCAAGAGCATCACACAATATGGTGTTGTTGCACGTAATGAGCACCATGCAAAGCATGCTGGTGGACAATATTGAACGAAACTTTGACATGCTGGCTGCGCACCCGGAAGCGGTGGAAGACATCGCAAAGCAGCGTCGTGAAATTGTAGAAGCTATCGCTTCTCGCGACCCTGAAGCTGCCCGCCAGGCATGTAACACGCATTTAGCGTTTATTGAAAAAACGCTATTAACTATTAATCAACGCGATACCCGCGTACAGCGCGCATTGCGACGATTAGAGATTTAG
- the aceE gene encoding pyruvate dehydrogenase (acetyl-transferring), homodimeric type has translation MSDMMHQDVDPQETKEWIDALESVLEEEGVERAHYLLEKLIDKARRSGAHLPYDATTAYINTIPAAQEPNMPGDLTIEARIRAAIRWNALMIVLRASKKDLELGGHIGSFASSAMLYDVGFNHFFKAPNENQGGDFIFAQGHISPGIYARSYMEGNLTEEQLNNFRQECAGDGLSSYPHPHLMKDYWQFPTVSMGLGPLQAIYTARFLKYLTNRGIKDCSGQRVYCYMGDGECDEPESLGAIGLASREGLDNLTFVINCNLQRLDGPVRGNGKIIQELEGTFRGAGWEVVKVIWGSYWDELLARDKSGKLIQLMGETVDGEYQNCKAKGGKYTRENFFNKYPETAALVANMSDDDIWRLNRGGHDPVKVFAAYQKAIDTKGRPTVILAKTVKGFGLGSSGEAQNVAHNVKKMDVESIKQFRDRFNIPVADEKIEELPYFKFDEDSEEMKYLRARREALGGYLPSRREQAEEQLEVPELSAFDAILKGSGDRQVSSTMTFVRVLNALLKDKKIGKRVVPIIPDEARTFGMEGLFRQVGIYANEGQKYVPQDADQVAYYREDKKGQVLQEGINELGAMASWVASGTSYSTCNATTIPFYIYYSMFGFQRVGDLAWAAGDSQARGFLLGATAGRTTLNGEGLQHQDGHSHVQANLIPNCITYDPTYGYEVAVIVQDGLRRMYGNNENVFYYLTLMNENYQHPAMPEGDDVAEQIIKGIYKLERVENDKSKLNVQLMGSGTILNEVRKAAQILCEDYNVSSDVYSVTSFNELAREGQDVARWNMLNPEAEQKVPYIGQVITKDAGPAISATDYVKNYSDQVRAFIETEYRCLGTDGFGRSDSRENLRTHFEVNASYIVVASLYELAQRGDVEKKVVAEAIKRFDINAEKLNPLYA, from the coding sequence ATGTCTGATATGATGCACCAAGATGTAGATCCTCAAGAAACTAAAGAGTGGATTGATGCGCTTGAGTCGGTTTTAGAAGAGGAAGGCGTAGAACGCGCCCACTATTTACTCGAAAAACTTATTGATAAAGCACGTCGCAGCGGAGCGCATTTACCGTATGACGCTACTACTGCCTACATCAATACTATCCCTGCAGCGCAAGAGCCAAACATGCCTGGCGACTTGACCATCGAAGCGCGCATCCGTGCGGCTATTCGTTGGAACGCACTAATGATCGTATTGCGTGCATCGAAAAAAGACCTAGAGCTTGGTGGCCACATTGGCAGCTTTGCATCATCGGCTATGCTTTACGATGTAGGCTTTAACCACTTCTTCAAAGCGCCTAATGAAAATCAGGGCGGCGACTTTATCTTCGCTCAAGGCCATATTTCTCCGGGCATTTATGCGCGTTCTTATATGGAAGGTAACCTAACGGAAGAGCAGTTGAATAACTTCCGCCAAGAGTGCGCTGGCGATGGTCTATCGTCTTACCCACACCCTCACTTGATGAAAGATTACTGGCAGTTCCCGACCGTATCTATGGGTCTTGGTCCGCTTCAAGCTATCTATACAGCACGCTTCCTTAAGTACCTAACTAACCGTGGTATTAAGGACTGTTCAGGTCAGCGCGTATACTGCTACATGGGTGATGGTGAGTGTGACGAGCCAGAGAGCTTGGGTGCTATCGGTCTGGCGTCTCGCGAAGGCCTAGATAACCTAACGTTTGTTATCAACTGTAACCTACAGCGCCTAGATGGCCCGGTACGTGGTAACGGCAAAATTATCCAAGAACTTGAAGGTACGTTCCGCGGCGCAGGCTGGGAAGTAGTGAAAGTGATTTGGGGCAGCTACTGGGACGAACTCCTAGCACGTGATAAATCTGGCAAGCTAATTCAGCTTATGGGTGAAACGGTAGACGGTGAATACCAAAACTGTAAAGCCAAAGGCGGTAAGTACACACGTGAAAACTTCTTCAACAAGTACCCTGAAACAGCGGCGCTTGTAGCAAATATGTCTGACGATGACATCTGGCGTCTAAACCGTGGTGGTCACGATCCAGTTAAAGTATTTGCAGCTTACCAAAAAGCGATTGATACCAAAGGTCGCCCAACAGTAATTCTTGCTAAAACGGTTAAAGGTTTCGGTTTAGGTTCTTCAGGTGAAGCGCAAAACGTAGCGCACAACGTGAAGAAAATGGACGTTGAGTCAATCAAACAGTTCCGCGACCGTTTTAATATTCCAGTAGCTGATGAGAAAATTGAAGAACTACCATACTTCAAGTTCGACGAAGACAGCGAAGAAATGAAATACCTTCGCGCACGTCGTGAAGCATTAGGGGGCTACCTGCCTTCTCGCCGCGAACAGGCAGAAGAGCAGTTGGAAGTTCCAGAATTAAGCGCATTCGATGCTATTTTGAAAGGTTCAGGCGACCGTCAAGTATCGTCAACGATGACGTTTGTACGTGTACTTAACGCATTGTTGAAAGATAAGAAAATTGGTAAGCGTGTAGTGCCAATCATTCCTGATGAAGCCCGTACTTTTGGTATGGAAGGCTTATTCCGTCAGGTAGGTATTTATGCTAACGAAGGTCAGAAATACGTTCCTCAAGATGCCGACCAAGTAGCTTACTATCGCGAAGATAAGAAAGGTCAGGTACTGCAAGAAGGTATTAACGAGCTAGGCGCAATGGCATCGTGGGTAGCGTCGGGTACGTCTTACTCAACGTGTAACGCTACAACTATTCCGTTCTACATTTACTACTCAATGTTTGGTTTCCAACGTGTTGGTGACCTTGCATGGGCAGCGGGTGATAGCCAAGCGCGTGGTTTCCTACTAGGCGCAACAGCAGGTAGAACTACGCTTAACGGTGAAGGTCTACAGCACCAAGATGGTCATTCACACGTTCAGGCGAACTTAATTCCTAACTGTATTACTTACGATCCAACCTACGGTTACGAAGTAGCGGTTATCGTTCAAGACGGCCTACGTCGCATGTACGGTAACAACGAAAATGTCTTCTACTACCTAACGTTGATGAATGAGAACTATCAGCACCCTGCAATGCCAGAAGGTGATGATGTTGCTGAGCAAATCATTAAAGGTATTTACAAGCTTGAGCGCGTTGAAAACGACAAGTCTAAGCTTAACGTACAGCTAATGGGCTCAGGTACTATCTTGAACGAAGTACGTAAAGCGGCACAAATTCTGTGTGAAGACTACAACGTATCTTCTGACGTTTACTCTGTTACCTCGTTCAACGAGTTAGCCCGTGAAGGTCAAGATGTAGCACGTTGGAACATGCTAAACCCAGAAGCTGAGCAAAAAGTCCCTTACATTGGTCAGGTTATTACCAAAGACGCAGGCCCTGCGATTTCTGCCACTGACTATGTGAAGAACTACTCAGACCAAGTACGCGCGTTCATCGAAACTGAATACCGCTGCCTAGGTACAGACGGTTTTGGTCGAAGCGATAGCCGTGAAAACTTGCGTACTCACTTTGAAGTTAATGCGTCATACATTGTGGTTGCATCACTTTACGAATTGGCTCAGCGTGGTGACGTTGAGAAGAAAGTGGTAGCAGAAGCCATTAAGCGTTTTGATATTAACGCTGAAAAACTTAACCCACTTTACGCGTAA
- the aceF gene encoding pyruvate dehydrogenase complex dihydrolipoyllysine-residue acetyltransferase, protein MSDIQKIIVPDVGGDEVEVIELCVAVGDNIEADEGVVTVESDKASMDIPAPFEGEIVSLSVSVGDKIKEGDVIGEMKVAGGDSAGESAAEESSSNDASQEEAPKQDEAPKEESKSDAAPAASGGSEVIEVAVPDIGSDDEVDVIDVLVSVGDTIEKEDGLITLETDKATMDVPSTHAGTVKEVFISTGDKVKEGTVVIKLEVAGSGSSSSESASSDASSEASAPAAQESEKQESAPAASASSETIEVAVPDIGEDGEVDVIDVLVSAGDTVEKEDGLITLETDKATMDVPSTHAGTIKEVFIKTGDKVKQGTLVVKLETSGGEASSAPKAESPKQEAPKKEEPKQASQQEASQGRSPVPPAPAAKGNGKAHASPSVRRIAREFGVDLTQVNGSGPKNRILKEDVQAYVKAELAKPRTAAASGSAPAGDNVLQIVPVKPVDHSKFGEIEEQKLSRIQKISGPFLHRNWATIPHVTQFDEADITEVEDFRKEQNAYHAKIKSGLKITPLVFVMKAVAKALEKYEVFNSSLSDDGESLIIKKFINIGIAVETPGGLVVPVIRDVNKKGIEELSRELIETSKKAREGKLKAADMQGGTFTISSLGGIGGTAFTPIVNAPEVAILGVSKSEMKPKWNGKEFEPRLMVPLSLSYDHRVIDGAVGARFSTEVAANLTDLRRIIL, encoded by the coding sequence ATGTCAGATATTCAAAAGATTATCGTACCCGATGTAGGCGGTGACGAAGTTGAAGTTATCGAGCTATGTGTTGCCGTAGGCGACAACATTGAAGCCGATGAAGGCGTTGTTACTGTTGAAAGTGACAAGGCATCAATGGACATCCCAGCACCGTTTGAAGGTGAGATTGTAAGCCTATCTGTATCAGTAGGCGATAAAATCAAAGAAGGCGACGTGATTGGTGAAATGAAAGTTGCTGGTGGTGATAGTGCTGGTGAGAGCGCTGCTGAAGAATCATCTTCAAACGACGCTTCACAAGAAGAAGCGCCTAAGCAAGATGAAGCACCGAAAGAAGAAAGCAAGTCAGACGCAGCACCTGCTGCGTCTGGCGGCAGCGAAGTGATTGAAGTCGCAGTACCAGATATTGGCTCTGACGACGAAGTTGACGTTATCGATGTATTGGTTTCAGTGGGCGACACCATTGAAAAAGAAGATGGACTAATTACCCTTGAGACCGATAAAGCAACCATGGACGTTCCTTCAACACATGCAGGTACGGTGAAAGAAGTATTCATCAGCACTGGCGATAAAGTGAAAGAAGGTACAGTTGTTATTAAGCTTGAAGTAGCGGGCTCAGGCTCGTCTTCAAGTGAATCGGCGTCTAGCGATGCTTCTTCTGAAGCATCTGCACCGGCTGCGCAGGAAAGCGAAAAGCAAGAGTCAGCTCCTGCGGCGTCTGCAAGTAGTGAAACCATTGAAGTAGCCGTGCCTGACATTGGTGAAGACGGCGAAGTTGACGTTATCGATGTACTTGTATCGGCTGGCGATACGGTTGAGAAAGAAGACGGTCTTATTACGCTAGAAACTGATAAAGCCACTATGGATGTACCTTCAACACATGCAGGTACTATCAAAGAAGTCTTTATTAAAACAGGCGACAAAGTAAAGCAAGGCACACTAGTTGTTAAACTAGAGACCAGCGGTGGCGAAGCGTCATCAGCGCCTAAAGCTGAATCGCCTAAGCAAGAAGCGCCTAAAAAGGAAGAGCCTAAGCAAGCTTCGCAGCAAGAAGCCTCGCAAGGTCGTTCTCCCGTACCCCCGGCGCCAGCAGCGAAAGGCAATGGTAAAGCGCATGCTTCTCCTTCAGTTCGCCGTATCGCTCGCGAGTTTGGTGTAGACCTGACGCAAGTTAACGGCTCAGGCCCTAAAAACCGTATCTTGAAAGAAGACGTTCAAGCCTACGTTAAAGCTGAGCTTGCTAAGCCTCGCACGGCAGCAGCTTCTGGCAGTGCGCCAGCGGGTGACAACGTACTTCAAATCGTGCCAGTTAAACCTGTTGATCACAGCAAGTTTGGTGAGATTGAAGAACAAAAGCTTTCTCGTATACAAAAGATTTCTGGTCCGTTCTTACACCGTAACTGGGCGACTATCCCGCACGTTACACAGTTCGACGAAGCCGACATCACTGAAGTGGAAGACTTCCGTAAAGAGCAAAACGCTTACCACGCGAAGATTAAGTCTGGTCTTAAGATCACGCCATTGGTATTCGTAATGAAAGCGGTAGCGAAAGCCCTTGAGAAATACGAAGTATTCAACTCATCACTTTCTGACGACGGCGAAAGCTTAATCATCAAGAAGTTCATCAACATTGGTATTGCGGTTGAAACACCGGGTGGCCTTGTTGTACCTGTTATTCGCGATGTGAATAAGAAAGGTATTGAAGAGCTTTCTCGCGAGCTTATCGAAACATCTAAGAAAGCCCGCGAAGGCAAGCTTAAAGCGGCCGACATGCAGGGCGGTACGTTTACTATATCTAGCCTAGGTGGAATTGGCGGTACGGCGTTTACGCCTATTGTAAATGCACCAGAAGTCGCCATATTAGGTGTATCTAAGTCTGAGATGAAGCCTAAGTGGAATGGTAAAGAGTTCGAGCCGCGCTTAATGGTGCCGCTAAGCTTGTCTTACGACCACCGAGTAATCGATGGTGCGGTAGGTGCAAGATTCTCTACTGAGGTTGCTGCAAACCTAACTGACTTACGCAGAATCATACTTTAA
- the lpdA gene encoding dihydrolipoyl dehydrogenase — translation MSEIKTQLVVLGGGPGGYSAAFRAADLGIETVIVDSRDTLGGVCLNVGCIPSKALLHVAKVMKEAKHLASHGVTFGEPTIDLDKIREYKDSVVSQLTNGLGGMSKMRKTKHVQGYGKFTGANTLEVKNGDDVTTITFEKAIIAAGSEPVSLPFIPEDDRVIDSTGALEMKDIPEKMLVLGGGIIGLEMGTVYEALGSKIDVVEFLDQLIPAADKDIMKVFMKDYKDKFNIMLETKVTAVEAKDDGLYVTFEGKKAPAEPVRYDKVLVAVGRKPNGKLVGADAAGVNVDDRGFINVDKQMRTNVDHIFAIGDLVGQPMLAHKAVHEGHVAAEVIAGQKHYFDPRAIPSVAYTEPEVAWVGLTEKEAKEQGVSYETATFPWAASGRAIASDATNGMTKMIFEKETGRVIGGAMVGTNAGEMLGEIGLAIEMGADAEDVALTIHAHPTLNESIGLASEIFEGSITDLPNPKAKKKK, via the coding sequence ATGAGCGAAATTAAAACGCAATTGGTGGTACTGGGCGGCGGCCCTGGCGGTTATTCAGCAGCATTCCGTGCGGCTGACTTAGGTATTGAAACAGTTATCGTAGACTCACGCGACACGCTTGGTGGTGTTTGTCTTAACGTTGGTTGTATCCCTTCAAAAGCCCTTCTTCACGTTGCAAAAGTGATGAAAGAAGCGAAGCACCTTGCAAGCCATGGTGTTACGTTTGGCGAGCCTACCATCGATTTAGACAAAATCCGCGAATATAAAGACAGTGTTGTTAGCCAACTAACAAACGGTCTTGGCGGAATGTCTAAAATGCGTAAAACCAAGCATGTACAAGGCTACGGCAAGTTCACTGGCGCAAACACCCTAGAAGTAAAAAATGGTGACGACGTTACTACTATTACTTTCGAGAAAGCGATTATCGCTGCGGGTTCTGAGCCTGTAAGCCTACCGTTCATCCCAGAAGATGACCGCGTAATCGACTCAACTGGCGCGCTGGAAATGAAAGACATTCCAGAGAAAATGCTAGTACTAGGCGGTGGTATCATCGGTTTAGAAATGGGTACAGTATACGAAGCACTTGGCTCAAAAATCGATGTGGTTGAATTCTTAGATCAGCTAATTCCTGCAGCTGACAAAGACATCATGAAAGTATTCATGAAAGACTACAAAGACAAGTTTAACATCATGCTTGAAACCAAAGTTACTGCGGTTGAAGCTAAAGATGATGGCTTATATGTAACGTTTGAAGGCAAGAAAGCGCCTGCAGAGCCAGTACGCTACGACAAAGTACTTGTTGCTGTTGGTCGTAAGCCAAACGGCAAGCTAGTTGGCGCAGATGCAGCTGGCGTAAACGTTGACGACCGTGGCTTTATCAATGTTGATAAGCAAATGCGTACTAACGTAGACCACATATTCGCAATTGGTGACCTTGTAGGTCAGCCTATGCTTGCGCACAAAGCGGTTCACGAAGGTCACGTTGCTGCAGAAGTAATTGCTGGACAGAAGCACTACTTCGACCCACGTGCTATTCCTTCAGTAGCGTACACTGAGCCAGAAGTTGCTTGGGTTGGTCTAACTGAAAAAGAAGCGAAAGAGCAGGGCGTAAGCTACGAAACAGCAACGTTCCCGTGGGCAGCTTCAGGCCGTGCCATTGCATCTGATGCAACTAATGGTATGACCAAGATGATCTTCGAAAAAGAAACAGGCCGTGTTATCGGTGGCGCAATGGTTGGTACAAACGCGGGCGAAATGCTTGGCGAAATCGGTCTAGCTATTGAAATGGGTGCTGATGCTGAAGATGTAGCATTAACTATCCACGCTCACCCAACGCTTAATGAGTCTATTGGTCTTGCGTCTGAAATTTTCGAAGGAAGCATTACTGACCTACCGAACCCTAAAGCGAAGAAAAAGAAGTAA
- a CDS encoding LysR family transcriptional regulator — MRPHDLNLLMIFDAIMTEGAITRAADRLSMTQPAVSNALSRMRTAWNDELFVKDGRGIQPTSFAKNLWGQIQGPLGELEVAVNPTDFNPATAKRTFRIAATDSIVSMVWAPLRKVIENEAPGINIHAIPNYDMETDKILKDAEAELTFSKYQEPGSVIRAEHVLDPSWVVVMRPDHPLAKSQLSLEDFIEADHLLVSVTGDVTGPTDQALANLGLKRRVAMSVNQFHNAAPLLKESNLICVAPSLVMEKEIFSGELAVFETPVEIVSTPLSVMWHKRQDQDAGLQWLRSLVVKFIRERVQRHEMLLSQCCRKAYCADTVKRFLEERNMGCDEFTPAHLQTPSNDEEAKVIVGKETA, encoded by the coding sequence ATGCGTCCACACGACTTAAATTTATTGATGATTTTCGATGCCATCATGACTGAAGGTGCTATTACCCGAGCGGCTGACAGGTTATCAATGACGCAACCGGCGGTCTCTAATGCGCTATCTCGGATGCGCACCGCCTGGAACGACGAGTTGTTTGTTAAAGATGGGCGTGGTATTCAACCTACCTCTTTCGCTAAAAACCTTTGGGGCCAAATACAAGGCCCTCTAGGCGAGCTTGAAGTTGCCGTTAACCCCACCGATTTTAACCCTGCTACAGCAAAGCGTACTTTTCGCATTGCAGCCACTGACAGCATTGTATCTATGGTGTGGGCGCCCCTGCGCAAAGTTATTGAGAACGAAGCACCTGGCATCAATATCCATGCGATTCCCAATTACGACATGGAAACGGATAAAATACTTAAAGATGCAGAAGCTGAGCTGACTTTCTCTAAATACCAAGAGCCTGGCTCTGTGATTCGTGCAGAGCACGTTCTTGACCCAAGCTGGGTTGTAGTTATGCGGCCCGATCACCCATTAGCAAAATCACAGCTAAGTTTAGAAGACTTTATCGAAGCTGATCACTTATTAGTGTCAGTGACTGGCGATGTTACTGGCCCAACCGATCAGGCGCTAGCAAATTTGGGGCTTAAGCGACGTGTAGCTATGTCGGTCAATCAGTTTCACAACGCCGCACCTTTACTTAAGGAAAGTAACCTAATTTGCGTAGCCCCATCATTAGTGATGGAAAAGGAAATCTTCTCTGGAGAGTTAGCGGTATTTGAAACACCTGTGGAGATAGTAAGCACTCCATTGTCAGTGATGTGGCATAAGCGCCAAGACCAAGACGCAGGCTTGCAGTGGCTTCGGAGCTTAGTGGTTAAATTTATACGTGAGCGTGTTCAGCGCCACGAAATGCTGCTTTCTCAATGCTGCCGTAAAGCGTATTGCGCTGACACTGTGAAGCGTTTTTTGGAAGAGCGCAATATGGGTTGCGACGAATTTACGCCCGCGCATTTACAAACACCAAGTAACGATGAAGAAGCAAAAGTTATAGTTGGAAAAGAGACAGCCTAA